From the Cryptomeria japonica chromosome 2, Sugi_1.0, whole genome shotgun sequence genome, one window contains:
- the LOC131030750 gene encoding F-box only protein 13, which yields MCNFFPKISSNNGISMENWNALVVNKRSMIDSQNGNRPAKKRRTNFPSLHENYMSMDKLSWGEFHEDLLERVLARLPVSKLFSFRSVCKRWNSILDSPSFLDASSEVPFRAPWFYMVDSKFEQGMVYDTEVYKWHHIKVPHVLSKNVSKPIASAGGLICFESAYGKFIVCNPLTGQCRKLPNLHFTETIHAVTMVAYKKSYKVIVIYGIFPTFVTKVYDSSTCRWSEPSICWNMKEKCGTSCLKQNMSNDDGIMYFLNKGGNIVASDVQRSPSKEYSSILTSANGEEEIVYFFNRGGNVVACNTHKGLWYELPPLSHPTLEYSLDIVNCGGRMLVVVLLDFLESSTVRIWEFDEANSEWKQALAMPVSMSHRYFGMKADLNCTAYDNLMMICISSCEFSCLVLCNIIENSWLELPLCSLTGDCDIKKFVSAFPFEPRLEAPV from the coding sequence ATGTGCAACTTTTTTCCTAAGATCTCATCAAATAATGGAATTTCAATGGAGAACTGGAATGCTTTAGTGGTGAATAAAAGGAGTATGATAGACTCTCAAAATGGAAACAGGCCAGcaaagaagaggaggacaaatttTCCATCTCTGCATGAGAATTATATGAGCATGGATAAGTTGTCATGGGGAGAATTTCATGAAGACTTATTGGAGAGGGTgcttgcaaggttgcctgtatctAAGTTGTTCAGTTTCCGTTCAGTGTGCAAAAGATGGAATTCAATATTAGATTCTCCAAGTTTTCTGGATGCTTCTTCAGAGGTGCCATTCCGAGCTCCATGGTTCTACATGGTAGATTCAAAGTTTGAACAAGGGATGGTGTATGACACAGAAGTGTATAAATGGCACCACATTAAAGTTCCACATGTGCTTAGCAAAAATGTGTCGAAGCCAATAGCATCTGCAGGAGGTCTAATTTGTTTTGAGTCAGCTTATGGCAAGTTCATTGTTTGCAACCCTCTCACAGGACAGTGCCGCAAACTACCCAATTTACACTTTACTGAGACAATACATGCAGTCACCATGGTTGCATATAAAAAGTCTTACAAGGTAATTGTCATATATGGCATTTTCCCTACCTTTGTGACTAAAGTCTATGATTCATCAACCTGCAGATGGAGTGAACCATCTATATGCTGGAACATGAAGGAAAAGTGTGGAACATCATGCTTGAAGCAAAATATGAGCAATGATGATGGAATTATGTACTTCCTGAACAAAGGGGGTAATATTGTTGCTTCTGATGTCCAGCGGAGTCCTTCAAAAGAGTATTCTTCTATCTTGACATCAGCCAATGGTGAAGAAGAAATAGTCTATTTTTTTAACAGAGGAGGTAATGTAGTGGCCTGTAATACTCACAAAGGCTTGTGGTATGAGCTTCCTCCTTTATCACATCCAACGCTTGAGTACTCCCTAGACATTGTGAATTGTGGGGGGCGTATGTTGGTTGTAGTACTCCTTGATTTTTTGGAGAGTTCTACAGTGAGAATATGGGAATTTGACGAGGCCAATTCTGAATGGAAGCAAGCTTTAGCAATGCCTGTTTCGATGTCTCATCGATACTTTGGAATGAAAGCTGACCTCAACTGTACAGCTTATGATAACTTGATGATGATTTGCATAAGTTCTTGTGAATTTAGCTGTCTAGTACTTTGTAATATTATAGAAAACTCATGGCTAGAGTTGCCTCTTTGTTCTCTGACTGGAGACTGTGATATCAAAAAGTTTGTATCTGCCTTCCCATTTGAACCAAGGCTGGAAGCCCCCGTTTGA